The Brassica napus cultivar Da-Ae chromosome C7, Da-Ae, whole genome shotgun sequence genomic interval tattaagacaaatcatttcactacaatttggtcggtagcgaaagaagcattaagaaaaaatatttcaactttcaaaaaaattagatacttcagttgtggtgaatacttagttacaaggtgctcacatcaaggtgcacatatatgtgtatgtaaaaagtatataaaaatagttgacaaatatataaagatattgttaattaatattaaataacatttttgttcaaaataatacatgaaaaataaaattaaaatttaaaataaaaaggccttgacattagtcatttttacatataaagaaaataaaattgtatccgaaaataggggtggacacagatcgaatatctgggtatttggaagcattcgtgtcgattcgatctttagccacctagatattcggtgactcggatatccgaaatgttttagaattttaaagaatatccgatttgattcgtaaataaaataaaatttttaaaattattaatttttttaataataacattttattacaaaaataaaacattatctaaaattttaaattctagtacttaatataataaatttaattcataaaaatattgtaaaattgatataaagtataatatatataacatatatatatatatataattgtttacatatttatatatatgcatataacagatcgaattagatatttgttcctaaaaatattggtatttgtgatttgctttttttttggatattgtattttagtatttgatttatttcgtagagttacggatatccagattttttggttcaaatcaaaacggataacgaatcgaatcataatttatgaatattttgctcaaactttatccgtaaacaataaaaataatatatatatatattgtttggcttttgattcgttatctatttttatttgaaccgaaaaatccagagttttattggaaccatgtatgtgagttttatattaaaaaaagcaaaatacgtagtgtgaacacatttatgaatatagtgtgaacacgttagcatacttattatcaaatcattgtgaaacTGCCAtgtgtctattatagtgtgaataCATTTATTACagtgtttctcttttaatatataaaggatgcAGTGAGAAGAAGAGCAGGCTGGGTCGTATGTTATTATCAAGGTTTCTACCATGGTGGAGTCCAAGCGATTGGAAAGATAGTAAATAATGCTTTGGAGAGTAAAATGCAAGCCAACCTAATGGCAATACAACATGCGTGGAGTAGAGGATATAATAGAGTGTCTATAGAATCAGATTGTCAGGAGGCCATAGAGATTCTGAATTGAACACTACTCCACTTTGATGcctataaaatataaatggaaACATGAGATACAATGGTGGAAAGATTGTTTTGATCACTTGGAGTTTCAATGGATTAGCAGAGCAGGAAACAGAGTGGCAGACAAGCTAGTGAAACAACCAATTCAAGAcaacaacttttttatatttcattattttgttcCAAGGTTTATATCTAATGGATCTTCACAATGATTTTGTCGTTCTAACGtaacattaataaaatcaaGTGTTCTAAGAAGTATactttctttttaaatataacatgaaaatagatgatatgaaaatttataaagaaaataatatgtatatatatatatatatatactatatatatatatcacaacaTATCTAAATTATACAATTGACATTCACTTTACGAATTAATTATTGTATattatctctctcttttttgtcaGCTATCCATTTGGTTAAACCAAGTCAGAGGAGTTGGTTTTCTGATGAGCACTTTCTATCTGATCGTGTCTGATATATATGAGAGAAAATAAAGCTTATAGTCATGGCCTCTTTTTATAGTTAGTCCGTTCGACATTTCTCGTTCCTTAAAATATGATGCAGGTCACGCTCTCGAAGTTATCCTACAGATTctgaaaaatatcaaatttcttTAGTAAAAGCAGGCCAGTCCCATCGGACTTACGATCATATCCACTCTGGATAATAttgtatattatctaaaaagCATAAGGTTTTCTTAGTCATTGTTCctaaattaaattgaaattttagCATTTGTTATTGTGTGAGAAATCATTTGATGTTATCGTGTGAGAAAtaccaaaaagaagaaaacaaaattagtgTTGCATTTAGGAGATgaagaaaatatatcaaatatataaactaacgTAAATAATTCTAGTGTTGCATTAATTTAGGATCCTCTGAAAATTTtacgttaaattttttttacgttcAAGTGAGATTTAGGATCTGAAGAAGTTTTATCCCTAaattattttgagaaaaataaagaagttgGTTGAGACATATGTTGGCCGTAGATAAAAAGgagatgaaagaaaaaaatcaatttttttttggcaaaatgATTGCCACATGTATAGTTTTGATTCGCCAGGCGACTTGCGATTAGTATATAAGGAATGAGGGAAAGTGagacataaaaaaaagtttgattgatTTTGATATTGCAGACTGATACTACACACTCATAGTTGGAGTAAACAAGAGGAGGTAGAGGAAAGTGAAGAAACAGCTTGAAGTTGCGGCTGATTTTTTGAAGATCCTTCAGATTTGATTAAAACAAGAAACATCTTATGTTACTCCTATCTATATTTCTCTCTATGGTTACGAAAACTGCTTGTAGATAACAATGGATATGTTACATATTTTCTAGAACTCCAACGATGTTTTGGCATTGTGAGTTGAGTGAAATTCTGATTTGATATACTAAGAGAGATGAAAGGCTTTATGGaattcaagagagagagagagaaaattatTCTCTCGAGAGTCTCTCCTCCCCACCGTCAAAAACCCTAGAACCGCCGCCGGATTCCCCTACTTCTCGCGGTGGCTGGTAACGTTCCGTCTCCGGTCACCGTGGGACAACGATTTCGAGTTCTCGTTCCAGCCTCTAACCTTTGCGGTCCCTGCCTTTTCTCTTCTCCTTGTTCGGATGCTCTGGATTTTTCTTCGAGATCTAACAGAATCCGCAGGAGTCCTTGGCTTCTATGGAGCTCCGGCGAGAAGCGACGAGTTGTGGGTCTCTCTGGGGCCTTGATTTGACTTGGATACTCCGATTTTGCTCGGATCTGGGTCAGATTTGAGACCCGAGTCTCGCCGGGATTGTGCGTCGCGTAGCTGCCAACGCTGTCCTAGCCTCTCCGTCTCGCTCCAATCGCCTTCTTCCTCAGCTCGTTTCAAGGTTTGTTTAGAGCTTCTCTTCTCAGCTCAGATCTGAGTGACATGTGGTCTCGAGGCTTGCCACAGAGAACCTCTTTCTATAGGTCGAGAGCCAACCCCATGGCTTATTTCGGCGATCGTTGTAGCTTCCCTTCTCCCTGGTTGATGTCTAAAGGTTGGGTTTTGAGGACGACCCTCTCCGAAGGTGTCCTTGCCTGAATGTGGAGTTTTCGATCCCCTCTTTGCCCGCCTGTTGTTGTGGAGTTCTCAGTCAACTCTATATGTACTTCATGTTCCCTTATTGCATATCTCCGGTTGAAGCGTTTGTGTCTTCCCTTGATGGTTCTTGCCGCATATTGTGGTCGCGTGGCCGGTTTGAGGAGCTTGTTTGTACCGCCTACGTTTGACTGGAGCTTGCTCTTCATCTTCAGCGATGGACCGTCGGGTTTACACTTCCACTCTCTCCCGTGTTAGCTGAAGGCTAGTTTGATCGGCGTCCTCCTCCTGTGGTGCCCCGGAGCCGTTGCCAACCGCCTCCATTGCCAAGCGCCTCCGTTGAAGCCGCTTGGAGCCACCTTCCGGTGAGTGTTCGTCTGAACGGCCTACAGCTATTCTCTTGGTTCGGTGATCGAGAAGTGGTATGTTTGGGAAGTCATATGTTGTCTCTTGTCCTAGTTCACTTATTAAGTTCATGGCTTACCTTCATCGGATTGCTTTGATCTTAATCTTAGTTCTCAgaggttttttattttttttgcggCCCTTAAAAGCAGAATGATTTTATAAGCAAATTCTGGTTCAATCACAATTGCAACCAAACCTTTATTCATTGCaatgatatttacatttttagcaaaaaaaaaaaaaaagagataaatttCAATCAAACTTGCATATTTCATTTATAAGAAACATTACACATTCTCCACCTAAATCACTCAcagcaacaacaaaaacaaacctCAGCCAGTAAAAATCTTCAGTTTCAATAAACAAAATGATACACCTTAAGCGCGCAATGAGTAAAAACAGTTCTATTTCAAGAGCTTTCTGTACGTCACGGTCCCACTCTGATTCTAACGAACTAGCTTGACCGTTTTGTCCACGTAAGTATTAACATATTCGTTCTTTGTCATGATACCATTCGTTGaaagatatataataaatgCTAAGGAAACTTGAATTTGTTATaacctaaattttattttgcaaCCCTTTccgatctttttttttccatctatttttattataataaaaggCCGAAGCCCAAAGAGCAAAAGCCAGTACAAACACATACCCCAGGGCCCAACACAACTTAACAGCCCAACCCAAAAAACCATACCGACACACGCGTCCAAATAACAGTAAAGATGGGCCACGTGTTGACACCTCAAACAACGAGGAACAAACACGCGTTACACAGGCCCCACATCACCACCGCCGAAAGAACAACGCCGGAGAACTGAACCGTGTTTCACCGGTCCACACCGGTAACAGATTACGACTCAAATCTTCATCTCCTTGGCTTCTGTCAACGGAGAGTGTCCATCGATAAAACTCGAGATCTCATCCGTAACACGAAACCACCACACCCATCGACTACAGATCCATCATCTACATCTCGAACACCTTCTTCGCCTAACTTGTGCTGACCAAAGTTGAAAAAAATAGTTCCTcttactattttttttcattaaaattgcTTGTGTTGCCAAGTCCAAAAGTCCAgcgatcaaacttgatgatgcaaTGCACGCTTTCCTTTGGTTGACAAATGAACTTTTCACACATGCCTTTATTGAAAAGGTCAAGAAAAGAATTCCACGCGCATGGACTGAAAACGATATATCacctaaactaaatattttggcCATTATATGCTAAAGTTGCAAGTGTATGAATATCAATTAACACACTCCTATTACATCATACACATACACGTACATACACATGCGCAATCAGTGTTGGTGATTTTGGAAGTCATTATCATAGTACACATTATAATTATAGGTACTGGTGAACATCATTAATCAGTGAATCCTGACAAAACAGCcaagtttgatttttgttttgaagaGGGTTTCTTGTAACGCAAGAAACATAAACCCACGTGTGGCAGCGACCTAATTAAAGCATGTTCATGCGTGTATCTTTAGACATAAAATCTTTTGTCCCTCGCGTTCCTAGCTAATCGGGAGTTAAGACAGTATAAGGAGAGGCTGATCGATATTGACCATCTCCTGCATAGCCAATATCAGTTGATTCTTATCGTCTTCTCTCTTTGATCCTTCCAACTTGAGAAGTTTTAAGTTCTTTAGTGTTCTTGCATGCTTGCTCTCATGTTCAGCATCAACAATAATGTCTTCTTTTGAACTATAAGTATTCAAATCGATCTTCAAAATAATAGAAGTTATTAGAATATAAACTCAAAAGGTCTAAACTAACGAATATTTTAGGTGCTTGACACTTACAGTAATGAAGATGCGCTCGATTGAAGGGCAAAGCTTGAGAAAAGAGATCAGGGaattgatgttttcttgtttcATCGAGTTATCAATCCACCGCAATTCATGTAACTTGTAGAATTGAaatgatgtccaagaagaggaTATGGACGGTTTGATTAGTTcctataaacaaaaatagtaatatacaACTCTCAAAAGCATGTCCTAATATcggaaaattaattatatgtgGTAAAATCCTTTTTTCTTTCACAAACTCAATAACAGAAGTGCatgattaatatttttcttttttaaaatgatacacacgttttagaaaatattatttcaaaatatatatgttttaagttttatatgtatttttatgaagaaataaatataaattgcaaacttaaaaaatatatttatatttattgaattttaattattttaaaattacgaGAAATAGCCAATTATAGACAATGATGTATATAGAATCAAAAACTAATATGTGTGAAAcctccaatatatatatatatatctttaaaaacAATAGAGAGTttgttttttattgtaaaataaaagatatagagATTGTCTTTGTTACCTCGAATATCCATCTGCAAAGTGTAAGAGATTGAGAGTTCTTGATGATCAGCAAGAGAGGACCGATGTCTAAAGCATTGTTGTAGTAGCTTGGGCCTTGTCTTACGTTGAAAATCGCATTGGTCAAGTTAAAATGTTCATGGATCTTGATCGAAGGTAGAAATCCTTGGTAATGAAGAGTTTTAAGCTTCGGTGTTCTAATATTGAGATATCTCATCTTCGGACAATCCGAGATAGACAAGTGAACAAGCTTAGTTGGTGAATCAATAGTGAGAGAAGTCAAACCCTTGCAACCACAAATCTTGAGGTTCTCAAGCCAAGAACAATCCAACACCATGGAGGAAACCACCTCGTGGGTTAACGAATCCACCGAGTCTAAACAAAGCGTCTTCACCATGAAACCGCTTGGCTCGACACGTCTCGGGATCTGATCTTTGATCTCAATTCGCCAGCAATAGCTCTCTTCATTCTTAGAACCGTTAGAGAAGAAGTTCATATGCATGACGTTATGAGGTCCGAGAATAGTTGACACGAAGGTTGACTTGTCGAAGTGTAACTCCATTTTTCTAGTGTTTTTAGACGGATCGTCTTCGTTGAAGTTGTGGATGAAGCTAGATAACGCGTGAGAGATCTCCTCGATGGAGCCGTTGTGGATGTGAGCGACGACTAAGGCTTGGCTCCAAACGGACCTACACCGTGTGGAGACGAAAGGGATTAGTCTCGTGGACTCGAAAGGGAGGAAGCTGATGATGTAGAGGAGGAGCTCTAGTGGTAAGCTCGAGAGGTTGTCTTGTTCGTGTTCGTCCATGGTGATTGTGTTGTGAATGATTTGAATGGTTTTGAAGAAAGTACTTTACGGTGCGTACgttttttggtttatataaaaagaaaacattgattcttctggttttttttatcatgcTCCTTTTGTTGTTAGAGACACTTCATTGATTTTTTTGGAACtaaattactattattatttgcCCAGTTTGAGATTCGACCCGAATAATTTTCATGGTGAATAGTATATGATCCGTTCACTTTTGGTACTAGTCAGAAAGTAATTCAAAATCGGGTCAGTGTGGTAGCTAGTTTCACTTTGTAGGTAGTgtttatttaacttttattttaactttGTACATCCTAAGATGTCCTCATTATACGTATTTAAACATGTGTCTTGTTTACGAGTAacagaaaaataattttgtacattCATGGTTGCGAGCCTATTTAAGTGGCACTTGGCCTGGTTTCACTCGGTGGGGGACAGCTATTTAGTTTCATGTTACAAGTATACTGTCTTTCATCGATTTGGTCTTCATTTCAATATTGGGCTTTGTTGACTTTTTATACTTCTGTATCTTACCCATTGAGCTAATGAATAATGTTGAAAACACGCACCGATGCACCACCCTGACGTGTGATATGATATCTATACAATTTTTGGCcgattaatattttcttatgattgttgtcaaaaaaaatatatttttcttatgattagatgttaaaaaataataatttatgattgATAATCCGCTAAAATTCAAATCTTAATGTATGCTTTAAGCTTGCAGTGAGCATTATCCACTaatttaacaaataaatatcAGATATATCTCGACCTTGTTCTAAACTACATTacatattttgacacaaaattaatttatcatcaAGATGTTTCTTTTCTACAGTCTATGGTATGTCCACACAAGTAAAAAGTCTCGCCACCTAACATTTTGAATTCGATTTATGTTTACCATGTCCACACAGGTAAGAAGTCACCACCTAACATTTGAATTTGATTTATGTTTACCATATAGTAATAGTTTGCACATTTTGGCGTTTTTAACTTTATCACAGTCTCTTTTATGTTATTATCAATGGTAATAATACTTGTTCCGCTATTTATTTTTGGAACCGATAACGTTTTTATTTTAGCTAACATTTTGTACTTATCTCCTTTTATAACAAGAAACTAGAATTCGGCTTCATTAGCATTAGTGTATAATAAATCAAAGAAATGAAGCCGGCTGCTTTGGTTAATTTAGTTCAACCTAAGCGAAATGTCCTTCCAATATTTGCAAATCTGTATTGAGGAGGTATGTTCCATGCATGGTTTTGATGGTACGATCGTTCCTATATTATACCGAAGTGATggtgatattttataaaaatcaatcAGCAAGTTCACCGAGTCGAATATTCATAAGGATAACATTAATTTAAATGTAAAGCAAATTTTTTCAAAGCGTAAAGCAATTATAATGAGTTAAAAAGACAACTATAATGATAATCACATTTACTTgatgaatttatatatttcagttAGACatcttttatctatttttttttttgaaaataacatCTTTTATCTATGTTGTGTCTTAAATCTTCTTAATCTGCTTGAGGGTTTGAACGTGAACTATGCTCCAATATAGTTGATCAGTGATTACCCAACATACAAGTAAAGCCTGAAAAACCCATAATCTtggtttaataaaataatagtaatccGCGAGACATCGTTCAAAGGAGAGAACTATTTCGAacatcttttttgtttgtttgtcacGAAACCTTTCGATCGACCATctaaaccataaaataataagagCGTAAATACCAAAATATGGTACAcaaataactttatttttttgttaacttacACAGAGACTATTGTTTTTCGATTTCAGGAATGGAGTCGCTCCAATTTCAAAAACATGTTATGAGTTAGCTCATGGCTACCTCTCATTCCATCAAACATTGGCTGGACAATTAAAGGGTAGGGTAACTAGCAAAATGATGTACATACTACATCAAAGGAAGAGTAATGTTGCATCTATAGATACTTGTACAtcctaatcaaatcaggataataatatatacatatacatgatTCAAGTTTCAAGTAACTGCACTCTAGGATTATCCAGATTTCCTGGGTGTATTATGCATAACAAGGATACTTTCAGTTGCTCTTGTCATGTTCGGTTGAAATCTCAAAAGGTAAATCCAGATTTGGCTGCAACATGTGATGCCATACATAAAATCGCTAAGAACAGGTTGTGCAAAAGCATGCTTGTTTTGTTATCAATAAGttcttggccaagacttcaatACGATCGAGTAATAAATGAAcatagaaacaaaataaatataagtagTTGACTAAGTCTTGTTCAAAGAAGATGACAAAaggcaaaagaaaacaaagaggaGATGATATGCGGAAACAAACACGACACTTATAAAAATGAACTTATCGTTCTTTCCTTTTTCCCGATAGTACTAGGGATTGGTTGATTTTCACTAAACTTGGCACCTAAGAGCACACTGGGAAACAGTAGGGATCTTCGTCATCAGAATTCACAAATTCTTCGAGATCCACTTGTTTAAAATACACATCCTCTTCAATGATGCAAGTTCTTTTAGCGACCAAGTATGTCTAAAGCGAAAACCACTGCGAGTTTCTTTTCCTcgtcaatgaagaaacttccaCCAATGAGAGGGATCATATTATTAACTGCTAAGAAGTACAGCTTGCTCCACGACACCGTATGTGGCTCAATCTTAGTCGTAACCCATATCTCCATCACATTTATATACTCGGACTGATATAAGGCTGCAAGCTTCTCTTATCTGTGGTAAGACCTTTTGGGCTCGATCCACTTGGTTTGCCCTAGATACGGGTTCCAAACCAATAGCCTCGTCTTGTCTTTGGTCGCGCATAACACCAAGTCGCAGTGAAACACTTTAGATATCTCGATTTTATTGAGCTTATCAATCGGTTTTATAGATATTGGACCAACAACTGAGAGTATTCTGTTGAACCTTTTAGTATCAGGAACGTTCTCGTTTTTCTAGATTTcatctaaatataaaaaataagagCCTAAATCACAAAACTTGGTACACAAAGAacattgtttatttatttatttcaagaatGCTGTTGTTCCATTTCAAGAATATGTTATGATTTAGCTCATGGCTACTTCTCATTCCATCAAATATTGGCTGGAGAATTAAAGGGTAGGGTAACTATCAAAATGATGTACATACTACACGAAAGGACGAGTAATGTTGCATGTCTTTTATAGATAATCCTAAAGTGAAATTTCTTGAATTATAAGTTACAAAtctttaactatataataaaaaaggcaattctcctaaatatataccattttcaagtttttatcgCAAAAATAAATCCTAGGgaagaaaatgacaaaaatgtttc includes:
- the LOC111213537 gene encoding F-box protein At2g39490 isoform X1; translation: MDEHEQDNLSSLPLELLLYIISFLPFESTRLIPFVSTRCRSVWSQALVVAHIHNGSIEEISHALSSFIHNFNEDDPSKNTRKMELHFDKSTFVSTILGPHNVMHMNFFSNGSKNEESYCWRIEIKDQIPRRVEPSGFMVKTLCLDSVDSLTHEVVSSMVLDCSWLENLKICGCKGLTSLTIDSPTKLVHLSISDCPKMRYLNIRTPKLKTLHYQGFLPSIKIHEHFNLTNAIFNVRQGPSYYNNALDIGPLLLIIKNSQSLTLCRWIFEELIKPSISSSWTSFQFYKLHELRWIDNSMKQENINSLISFLKLCPSIERIFITIDLNTYSSKEDIIVDAEHESKHARTLKNLKLLKLEGSKREDDKNQLILAMQEMVNIDQPLLILS
- the LOC111213537 gene encoding F-box protein At2g39490 isoform X2; translation: MDEHEQDNLSSLPLELLLYIISFLPFESTRLIPFVSTRCRSVWSQALVVAHIHNGSIEEISHALSSFIHNFNEDDPSKNTRKMELHFDKSTFVSTILGPHNVMHMNFFSNGSKNEESYCWRIEIKDQIPRRVEPSGFMVKTLCLDSVDSLTHEVVSSMVLDCSWLENLKICGCKGLTSLTIDSPTKLVHLSISDCPKMRYLNIRTPKLKTLHYQGFLPSIKIHEHFNLTNAIFNVRQGPSYYNNALDIGPLLLIIKNSQSLTLCRWIFEELIKPSISSSWTSFQFYKLHELRWIDNSMKQENINSLISFLKLCPSIERIFITSKHARTLKNLKLLKLEGSKREDDKNQLILAMQEMVNIDQPLLILS